The genomic stretch ACGGCCATGTTCTCAAACCAGCTGTGGATGCCATCATGGTTGTAGTGAAACTGACGCCGCACCGGGTCACCCGACTCGGTAACTTGTACGTAGAGGTCAAACAACCCATCGGTTTTGTTGCCAGGCAGTTCATCTAGCAGGCGCTTACCAATTAGGTATGCGGCGTTGCGTTTCGCCATTTTGCAGGCGGCAGGGTTGCTCAGTAACCACTCAAAATCCACAATGATGCCCGATTCATCGCGCACCGCTTTAAAGGCCATGATGCCGTCGAGAGAGCTATTAAGCACGCTAGATAGCTGCATTTTTGAGGTTTGCAGAGCGGCCTGAATAGTCACCATGGCAGTAACATCTAGATGACTGCCTACCACACGAATCACCTGCCCGGCAGTATTCTTTTGGCGAATGGCGCGGGAGAGAATGTGGACTGTAGAGCCATCTTTGTGATGAAACCGCTGGGTAATGGAGAACTGATCGCTGCGGCCACTGGTGTAGTCATCTACGAGCTGACGGACTGCCGCTCGGTCTTCAGCAAAAATTACTGATTCCCAGGCGGCAAAGCTGTTGGCTAGCTCGTGATCGGCGTAGCCCAACATCGCCTTCCACTGGGGCGAAAAGTAAATCTCTCCAGTGACCAGATTCCAATCCCAATAGCCTTCGGCAGAGGCTTGGAGCACTAGATCGAGCTGGTCTTTGGTGTTTTGCAGCTCTGTCTCAGCCTGTATGCGATCGCTGATGTCTCGGGCTGCACCATAAACAAGATGGCCTACAGGCACCGATCGCCACTCGATCCAGCGGTAAGAACCATTGCGGCAGCGATAGCGGTTGACAAAGTTAAGAATCTCCTGCTGCTGGGTCAGCGACGAGAGCGCTGCCAGGGTGGCGTCTATATCCTCGGGGTGCACATAGTCGATGTATCGGGTGCCCTGCATTTCCTGGGCTGAGTAGCCTAGGGTCCTTTCCCACTGGCCACTAAGGCGGTGGAAGTAACCGCTGGTATCGCCAATACAGAGCAGGTCAAGGGAAACTGAGAAGAAGCGATCGAGCTCTTCGACGGTGGTCTGGAGCTGAAGCTCGATCTGCTTGCGATCGCTAACATCGCGCACAATCACTAGGCACTGGTCTGTACCGCAGGGAGCTAAGCGCACTTCTTCGTGGCGAAGCTGGCCATGCTTTTCAAACTGGTGTTCCCAAGTTTGAAGCTCACCGGTGCTCAGCGCGCGCTCGACCCGCTGGAGCTGATGATGGAATAACTTGGGGGGCAAGACCTCTGACAGATTGTTTTGCACTGGTAAAAAAGTACCCGCCGCCGCATCGGCAGGGGGCAAAAAGCTAAAGCAGGTGCCATCGTGCCCCACGCGCAACAGCAGGTCGGGAATCGCTTCAATGATGGCCCGGTTGGTAGCCTCACTCTCGCGCAGAATGATCGTTAGCTGCTGCTGGTGAATTTCGGCCTGCTTGCGCTCGGCCTCACCGCGTTTACGCTCGCTGATGTCTTTGTGCGTTCCGATCACTCGCAGGGGCTTGCCGTCAGCATCCCACTCAATGACCTTGCCGCGATCGAGTATCCACCTATAGCTGCCGTCTTTGCAGCGCATGCGGTGCTCGTTTTGGTAGATCGGGGTTTCACCGCTAAAGTGCCGCTCTAGGTCGGCATAGCACTGGGCTTTGTCATCAGGGTGCAAGCGGCTATTCCGTTCGTCCAGGCTGCTGCCAATTTCATCGTCGGCATAACCCAGCATCACCTTCCACTGGTGGGAGAAAAATACTTCATTGGTCTGAGTGTTCCAGTCCCACAGCCCATCGCCAGAGCCTTCGATAGCAAACTGCCAGCGGGCTTCGCTATCTCGTAGGGCCGCTTCGGTCTGTTTTAGCTCAGTAATATTGATGCCAATGCCCCCTACCAAAGCGCTTTTAGCCCCGACTGCCTGCATGGGAAACTTACGCACCAGGTAAGTGTGAGCGGTGCCGTCGGGCAAGAGGGCCTGTTCTATCGTTTCTAGAACCACCTGGTGATCTAGCACCCACTGGTTGTTTTGGCGGTAGTTTTGGGCCAAAGCGGCAGAAAAGATGGCCTCGACAGACTGGCCCATGGCTTCCTGCTCGGTCAGATCTACCATCGCTAGCCAGGCCGGGTTGCCGTAAATCATCGTGCCTTGTTCATCGGTAATCCAGGCTAGAATCGGTGCGTGGGTCACAAAATCTTGAAACGGAGGCTGAAATGGTTCAGTTCCCTGGGGCTGCAAACAATTGAAGCTAGGCTGTGGTTCGCCACTGTCGCTATCCTGTAGCAGAACTTGGTGTTGGTTGTGATCTGCCTGCTGCAGAGTTGCCACCTGCCGTTTCAGGTCAGCGTTCTCCGCCTGTAGCTGCTGCACTAAGCGCCTTAGATCGTCCACCTCAGCCATGGCGCATCCAGATCTCCACACCCTATTGCCTATAGGTTTGTATTCCCTACTTTGAGAGCCAAGGTCGCCTTGACCAGGAAATTTAAAAAAATCTTTGGCGACAGTAACTTTCTCAACTTAGTAGCTAAGCTTCTTAATCGCGTAGTCTTTATCAATACTGCATTCTGTCTGCCTCTGATTGGGCAGGGCAACTCTTGTTTGTAACTAAGACACTACATTCGTTGCATCAGAGATACTGAAATCAACTTTGTATAAGTCTCGCTCTGCTCTGCACGGCCATCTAGGGAGAGGGTTTGAGCCTAGAATGCCTGAGGTTTTGTGTGGTAGGTTTGCGAGCAAATATTTGGTGAGGTTTTGATGGTTATGAATAAGCTAATAGCTAGCTTTTTGAGCGCAGCGCGCCAATCGTTGGGCAAACGTTTAGGCATCAGTATCTGTCTAGGCATCGCCCTAATAACTGCTGTAACCGTTTTGGGCTCAAGTCGGTTGGCTCCAGTACTCGCCACCGTGGCCGAAGCGCCCCGCCTGGTGCCTGCGATCTTAAACGGCAGCCCTGTGAGTGTGCTGTATGTGACTCGCAGCAGCGACACGGTGCTAACGCGTTGCTATCCAGAGTTTGAGCCATCCCTGACCCTGCGGGCTATGGGTAGTAATGCTGAGCAGATGGAAGGGGTGTTGACCTGCGTCAGCCGTCAGTAGAGTCTAGTAGAAGAACGGAGCGTAAAAAAACAGCCTTAAAAGCACCCCCAGAGGCTAGGCCTCTGGGGGTGCTTATGTTAGATGGGTTAAGTAGAAAGGTAGTCTTACTGACTTAAAGAAGGAGCCTTAAGCACCGGCAGGGCAGCGACGGGGGCTAGCCCTTCACTACTGGCTTCGGTAGCCACAAACACTTGACTTAGTCGAGCTGTGAGCTTTTGGGTGGTGGCGTCGTAGATTTGGGTCAGCATCTTGGGGTAAAACCCAAAGCCAATGATCGGCACTAGCAGGCAGGCAATGATAAACACCTCGCGGGGCTCGGCATCGGCTAGCACCTCGTGCTCGATCAACTCCTTATTCTCAGGGCCGTAGAAAATCTCCCTCAGCATCGATAGCAGGTAGATGGGGGTGAGAATAACCCCAATCGCCATGAAGATGACCGTAATCAGCCTAAAGGTAAAGCTGTAGGCATCGCTGGTGGCAAAGCCCACAAACACCATCAGCTCAGCCACAAAACCGCTCATCCCTGGCAGGGCCAGCGAGGCCAGCGAGCAGGTAGTGAACATGGCGAAGATCTTGGGCATCTTTTTGCCCACGCCGCCCATCTCATCCAGGATGAGGGTGTGGGTGCGATCGTAGGTAGCCCCCACTAAGAAGAACAGGCTAGCCCCAATCAAGCCATGGGAGATCATCTGTAACACCGCGCCGCTCAACCCCAGGTTGGTAAACGAAGCTATGCCAATTAGCACAAAGCCCATATGCGAGATCGACGAATAGGCGATCTTGCGCTTGAGGTTGCGCTGGGCGAAGGAGGTTAGCGCCGCGTAGACGATGTTGATACAGCCCAAAATCACCAGAACTGGCGCGAAATAGGTGTGGGCATCAGGCAGCATACCCAGATTCATGCGAATCAGCGCGTATCCGCCCATTTTCAACAGAATGCCCGCCAGTAGCATGTGTACTGGTGCCGTGGCCTCGCCATGGGCATCGGGCAGCCAGGTGTGCAACGGAATGATTGGCAGCTTGACCGCGTAGGCGATCAGAAACGCCCCGTAGAGCAAGAGCTGCATACGTAAGGGATAGACCTTCTCGGCTAGGGCGGTCATATCGAAGGTGATGGTATCACCGTAGAAGGCCATGGCCAGCGCCGCCACCAAGATGAACAGCGACCCGCCAGCGGTGTAGAGAATAAACTTGGTCGCGGCGTAGAGCCGCTTCTTGCCGCCCCAAATCGACAGCAGCAGGTATACCGGAATCAGCTCTAGCTCCCAAAACAGGAAGAACAGCAGCATATCCTGCACGGCAAACACGCCGATCTGTCCGCTGTACATAGCCAGCAGCAGAAAGTAAAAGAACTTGGGCTTGAGTGTCACCGGCCAGGCCGCCAGAGCCGCCAGGGTGGTGATGAACCCGGTCAGCAGCACCAGAGGCATTGACAGACCGTCTACCCCTAAGGACCACTTCAGATCGAGCTGAGGTACCCAGGTGTAGCTCTCCACCAGTTGTAGACCGGGCTGACTAAAGTCGTAGTTGAGGTAGAAGGCTGCCACAATCAACACAAAGTCGATCAGGCCCACCGACAGGGCATACCAGCGCACCGTCTTACCGTTGTCGTCGGGCAAAAACGGTATCGCTATACAAGCCACCAGCGGCAGCAGCGTAACGGTGGTCAACCAGGGAAAAGTCGCGAGGTCCATATCGTCGTTCTCGTCGCGTTCTGCTTAGGAGTGGATGAGTGGATGAGAAGGGGGGTGGATAGGAAAGGGCATTGGGGCAGGGAGTAGATAGGTAGAGCAGTTTAGAGAGTGTCGCGGCATCAAAACTCATCTACTCATCCACGCTCACACCCATCCACCCTCATGCCCTTACGTCACGCCCGACAGCAGCACCAGCCCCAGCACCGCGCCAAATACGATTAGTGCGTAGAACTGAGCCCGTCCATTCTCCAGGTACTTCAACCCTTCGCCCGTTACCAGGGTAACGAGGCCAGCTAGGTTGACGAGGCCGTCCACAATGCGGATATCGACTTCGAGCACCTGCTTGGCCAGCTTGCGGCTGCCCTGGACAAAGACAACCTCATAGATGTCGTCGATGTACCACTTGTTGAGGGAGAGGTTGTAGAGGAAGGGGATTTTGGCAGCGATCGCCCTCGGATCAATCGCCTTCGTGCGATACATCAGCACAGAGATGATGATGCCGACCGTGGCGATCGCCACGGAACTCCCCGCCATCAGCGCAAACTCGTTCCAGTCAAAGGCCTCTGCCGTCTCTACAGCTTCGATCACTTCCCCGGGGGGATGAATGAATGCCTCAAAGTAGTTGGCAAAGGGAGTACCAACCAGACCCACCAATACTGAGGGCACGGCTAGCGCCACCAGCGGAAAGACCATCGACAGCGGCGACTCGTGGGGTTCGTGGGCGTGGTGCCCATGGTCGTCGTGGTCGTCATGAGCGGTATCCAGAGTCAGCTCCTGGGGGTTCATCGCCCCTGGCCCGAGGGACATGCCCATCTTCTGGAACTGTGCCCGCTTTAGGTCGCGGCGAATGCCTTCGTCGTTGCCCCGAAAGCCGCCCTCAAAGGTAGAGAAGTACATGCGGAACATGTAGAAGGCGGTGATACCCGCCGTCAGCCAACCTACCGCCCAGAGGGCAGGGTTGACCGCGAAGGTGGCACCGAGGATTTCATCCTTTGACCAGAAGCCGGCGAAGGGGGGAATGCCAGAGATGGCCAGCGTGCCAATGAGGAAGGTAATGGCCGTGACGGGCATGTACTTGCGCAGGCCGCCCATCAGGCGCATATCCTGAGCCAGCACCGGGTCGTGGCCCACCACTGCTTCCATACCGTGGATGACGGAGCCGGATCCCAAAAACAGCATCGCCTTGAAGTAGGCGTGGGTCATCAGGTGAAATAGACCGGCGCTGTAGGCGCCAACGCCCATGGCCATGACCATGTAGCCCAACTGCGACATGGTCGAAAAGGCCAGCCCTTTCTTAATGTCGTTTTGGGTAATGGCGATCGTGGCTCCCATAAAGGCGGTAAACGCCCCGGTGTAGGCAATCACCGTCATCACCGTGGGGATGTGCTCGAACACGGGGTACATGCGGGCCACCAGGAATACCCCAGCCGCCACCATAGTCGCTGCGTGAATCAGCGCTGAGATCGGGGTGGGGCCTTCCATGGCGTCAGGCAGCCACACGTGGAGGGGGAACTGGGCCGACTTGGCCACCGGACCCAGAAATACCAGAATGGCAAAGATGGCAGCGACGCTTGCGGGCAGACTGCCCACATTCACCATGTCGGTGAGTCGTTCGCCCATAATTTCAAAGTCGAAGCTGCCGGTGGCCCAAAACAGGCCCAAGATGCCCAGCAGCAGGCCAAAGTCGCCGACGCGGTTGGTAACGAAGGCCTTTTGACAGGCATCGGCAGCGGGCTTGCGATCGTACCAAAAGCCAATCAGCAGGTACGAGCACATACCCACCAGCTCCCAGAACACGTATACCTGGAGCAGGTTTGGGCTAATTACCAGACCCAGCATAGAGGAGCTAAACAGGCTCAGGTAGGCGTAGAACCTCACGTAGCCTGGGTCGTGGGCCATGTAGCCATCGGTGTAGATCATC from Leptolyngbya subtilissima AS-A7 encodes the following:
- a CDS encoding NAD(P)H-quinone oxidoreductase subunit 5, whose product is MDSVDTLYQYAWLIPVLPLIGAAIVGTGLISYGEATSKLRQPVAIFIVSLIGAAMVLSFAIFWSQWQGHAPYQAMFEWASAGDFRIEMGYTIDHLVALMLVVVTTVAFLVMIYTDGYMAHDPGYVRFYAYLSLFSSSMLGLVISPNLLQVYVFWELVGMCSYLLIGFWYDRKPAADACQKAFVTNRVGDFGLLLGILGLFWATGSFDFEIMGERLTDMVNVGSLPASVAAIFAILVFLGPVAKSAQFPLHVWLPDAMEGPTPISALIHAATMVAAGVFLVARMYPVFEHIPTVMTVIAYTGAFTAFMGATIAITQNDIKKGLAFSTMSQLGYMVMAMGVGAYSAGLFHLMTHAYFKAMLFLGSGSVIHGMEAVVGHDPVLAQDMRLMGGLRKYMPVTAITFLIGTLAISGIPPFAGFWSKDEILGATFAVNPALWAVGWLTAGITAFYMFRMYFSTFEGGFRGNDEGIRRDLKRAQFQKMGMSLGPGAMNPQELTLDTAHDDHDDHGHHAHEPHESPLSMVFPLVALAVPSVLVGLVGTPFANYFEAFIHPPGEVIEAVETAEAFDWNEFALMAGSSVAIATVGIIISVLMYRTKAIDPRAIAAKIPFLYNLSLNKWYIDDIYEVVFVQGSRKLAKQVLEVDIRIVDGLVNLAGLVTLVTGEGLKYLENGRAQFYALIVFGAVLGLVLLSGVT
- a CDS encoding NAD(P)H-quinone oxidoreductase subunit 4 translates to MDLATFPWLTTVTLLPLVACIAIPFLPDDNGKTVRWYALSVGLIDFVLIVAAFYLNYDFSQPGLQLVESYTWVPQLDLKWSLGVDGLSMPLVLLTGFITTLAALAAWPVTLKPKFFYFLLLAMYSGQIGVFAVQDMLLFFLFWELELIPVYLLLSIWGGKKRLYAATKFILYTAGGSLFILVAALAMAFYGDTITFDMTALAEKVYPLRMQLLLYGAFLIAYAVKLPIIPLHTWLPDAHGEATAPVHMLLAGILLKMGGYALIRMNLGMLPDAHTYFAPVLVILGCINIVYAALTSFAQRNLKRKIAYSSISHMGFVLIGIASFTNLGLSGAVLQMISHGLIGASLFFLVGATYDRTHTLILDEMGGVGKKMPKIFAMFTTCSLASLALPGMSGFVAELMVFVGFATSDAYSFTFRLITVIFMAIGVILTPIYLLSMLREIFYGPENKELIEHEVLADAEPREVFIIACLLVPIIGFGFYPKMLTQIYDATTQKLTARLSQVFVATEASSEGLAPVAALPVLKAPSLSQ
- a CDS encoding PAS domain S-box protein, with translation MAEVDDLRRLVQQLQAENADLKRQVATLQQADHNQHQVLLQDSDSGEPQPSFNCLQPQGTEPFQPPFQDFVTHAPILAWITDEQGTMIYGNPAWLAMVDLTEQEAMGQSVEAIFSAALAQNYRQNNQWVLDHQVVLETIEQALLPDGTAHTYLVRKFPMQAVGAKSALVGGIGINITELKQTEAALRDSEARWQFAIEGSGDGLWDWNTQTNEVFFSHQWKVMLGYADDEIGSSLDERNSRLHPDDKAQCYADLERHFSGETPIYQNEHRMRCKDGSYRWILDRGKVIEWDADGKPLRVIGTHKDISERKRGEAERKQAEIHQQQLTIILRESEATNRAIIEAIPDLLLRVGHDGTCFSFLPPADAAAGTFLPVQNNLSEVLPPKLFHHQLQRVERALSTGELQTWEHQFEKHGQLRHEEVRLAPCGTDQCLVIVRDVSDRKQIELQLQTTVEELDRFFSVSLDLLCIGDTSGYFHRLSGQWERTLGYSAQEMQGTRYIDYVHPEDIDATLAALSSLTQQQEILNFVNRYRCRNGSYRWIEWRSVPVGHLVYGAARDISDRIQAETELQNTKDQLDLVLQASAEGYWDWNLVTGEIYFSPQWKAMLGYADHELANSFAAWESVIFAEDRAAVRQLVDDYTSGRSDQFSITQRFHHKDGSTVHILSRAIRQKNTAGQVIRVVGSHLDVTAMVTIQAALQTSKMQLSSVLNSSLDGIMAFKAVRDESGIIVDFEWLLSNPAACKMAKRNAAYLIGKRLLDELPGNKTDGLFDLYVQVTESGDPVRRQFHYNHDGIHSWFENMAVQLGDGFAVTFSDITPLKRSEHDLQQVNQQLATRVDELNQHTQQMRLLSEMSDFLQACLTAKDAYQSLGVLVAPLFPGSSGSIFMVTNAVDYCVEQVATWGAQRASATEFIPPDCCILGGEHLHQIDHDCLSLGCGQAEGTHALTTLCIPLLAQSQTLGLFYLSASELSQPVQQLARTVAEQIALALANLHLRETLQQQSIRDPLTGLFNRRYLEETLTREVQRAQRQCHTIGVIMLDIDHFKQFNDTYGHDAGDRVLETVGQLLRDSVRGSDVACRYGGEEMLLILPESPPEATMARAEEIRQALGLIQISYSGLILNPLSASLGVASFPGHGWQAVDVLKAADDALYQAKSQGRNQVVGATVPAAKVAEETGAPLPRDIS